A stretch of the Rhinoderma darwinii isolate aRhiDar2 chromosome 3, aRhiDar2.hap1, whole genome shotgun sequence genome encodes the following:
- the LOC142749187 gene encoding uncharacterized protein LOC142749187: MRSEAADRLERFARTPRASGSAAGKTPVAGSGKADSMASGSRYSVLGEDSVSEEEEELGSQRRDKRVEEDGGRTHSRRDQVKEPSLADIFAAVKQNSSILSVLTGQVGSLKEDILLLRNDLQKVAERTTVIEGRVSEVEDVLPELRRDVQSQSLAVVALQAKADDLENRLRRNNVRLVGVPEKTEGNNSDELLEKWLLEQFGREELSPLYAVERAHRVPTRPGPPGRPPRPVLVKLLHYKDRDKILRKARERQDISINGAKISFYPDFSADVQKKRLQYWDVKKRLRNLSIPYSMMYPAKLRVVAFGTASFFENPREAARWLDSNEAQLRRLAGEEDA, translated from the coding sequence atgcggtctgaagcggcagacaggctggagagatttgcaagaacccctcgtgcgagcggatctgcagcaggcaagacgccggtggctggcagtgggaaggcagacagcatggcctcaggttccagatactccgtgctgggagaggactcggtgagtgaggaggaggaagagctggggagtCAGCGGCGGGATAAGCGTGTGGAGGAGGATGGAGGCagaacgcatagcaggagagaccaggtgaaggagccttccctTGCAGATATATTCGCTGCAGTAAAGCAGAACTCCTCAATTTTATCTGTGCTGACCGGGCAGGTGGGAAGCCTGAAGGAAGATATACTGCTGTTACGTAATGActtacagaaagtggcagaaagaaccacagttattgaggggagagtgtctgaagtggaagatgttctgccagagctcaggcgggatgtgcagtctcagtccttggcggtggtggccctgcaggctaaggcggatgatttagagaatcggttacgcagaaacaacgtgcgtctggtcggagtgccggaaaaaactgagggcaataactcggatgagttattggaaaaatggctgctggagcagtttggacgggaagagctgtctcctttatatgctgtTGAAAGGGCGCATAGAGTacctaccagaccgggaccaCCGGGTAGGCCCCCGAGAccggtcttagtgaagctgttgcactacaaggacagagataagatactgaggaaggcaagggaacggcaggatatctccatcaatggcgccaaaatatccttttatccggatttctccgcggatgtacagaagaagcggctgcaatactgggatgtaaagaaacgtctgaggaacttgtccataccatactccatgatgtatccggccaaattgcgggtggttgcttttgggactgcttcattctttgagaaccccagagaggctgcAAGATGGCTGGACAGCAATGAGGCACAGTTGCGGAGACTGGCTGGAGAAGAAGAtgcgtga